A window of the Ostrea edulis chromosome 1, xbOstEdul1.1, whole genome shotgun sequence genome harbors these coding sequences:
- the LOC125664951 gene encoding uncharacterized protein LOC125664951: MFYQGDDKVSLSFKIIKKSSALQSYKKGDSLVTYFNLVAANKDGTYIVRVYLKHKYNFIKEGMSYRFTDMIKKGDTFWAVSTTTIGCIAPLKNVTTLDMELPENEKPEGASRCLKDALHCPHKSTVKGKVVQISPLKRRRNGTLVVRSISLKDTSGVAKICLFESTAEMQFERDQILQVTSVYPKIFQGAQQLTGSVSTKCQFVQDDNFKDLPVTEKDFLEDHDFDIEEDLADGEPFQINMISDAYRYLCCSSEGCRKKKILDNKCPICSKESNNTYGCRITVEAENCNTNVCTTASLFNDDVCSLFSIDQHTLASSDDLLYNLSLKLPVHFTAKRVNNKFYNMKKM; the protein is encoded by the exons atgttttaccAGGGTGATGACAAAGTTAGTTTAAgtttcaaaatcatcaaaaaaTCAAGTGCTTTGCAGTCTTACAAGAAAGGAGACTCCTTGGTGACATATTTCAATTTGGTAGCAGCCAACAAAGATGGTACTTATATTGTTCGAGTATATCTGAAGCACAAATATAATTTCATCAAAGAAGGAATGTCATACAGATTCACAG ATATGATTAAGAAAGGAGACACATTCTGGGCTGTCAGTACCACCACTATTGGTTGTATTGCTCCTCTGAAAAATGTCACCACATTGGACATGGAACTCCCTGAAAATGAGAAGCCTGAAGGAGCATCTAGGTGTCTGAAGGATGCACTACATTGTCCTCACAAATCCACAGTTAAAGGGAAGGTTGTACAG ATCTCTCCACTTAAACGAAGGAGAAATGGTACCCTCGTCGTAAGGAGTATCTCCCTAAAAGACACTTCTGGTGTTGCAAAGATATGCCTTTTCGAATCTACAGCAGAAATGCAGTTCGAAAGGGATCAAATATTGCAAGTCACTTCCGTATATCCGAAGATTTTTCAAGGTGCACAGCAACTGACAGGATCAGTCAGCACAAAATGCCAG TTTGTCCAGGATGACAATTTCAAAGATTTACCTGTTACAGAGAAAGATTTTCTTGAGGATCATGATTTTGACATAGAAGAGGATCTTGCGGATGGGGAACCTTTTCAGATAAATATGATTTCTGATGCTTACAGATATTTGTGCTGTTCAAGTGAAG GTTgtcgcaaaaaaaaaatacttgacAACAAATGCCCTATTTGTAGCAAGGAGTCCAACAACACATACGGATGCAGAATTACTGTAGAAGCAGAAAACTGCAATACAAATGTGTGCACTACAGCATCCCTATTCAATGATGATGTATGCTCTTTGTTCTCAATTGATCAGCATACTCTTGCCAGTTCTGATGACTTGCTGTACAATTTGTCTCTGAAACTCCCGGTTCATTTTACAGCTAAAAGGGTAAACAACAAGTTCTAtaacatgaaaaaaatgtaa